In Halothermothrix orenii H 168, the sequence AACCTCTAGTTCTATTTCAACAAGGCCAGGACGGGTTTGCTCCCTGAACTCCTCCAGTTTATTCTGGACTTCATTCAGTTTTTCCCTGGTATCATTAAACTGTTCCTCAATTACCAGGCTTATTTCCCTGACTTCTCCCTTCCTGATCTTCCTGGTTGCCTCCATAAAAAGTTCGGCCCAGGTGTTGGCAATTTTACTGGCCAATTCAGGTTTCTTGCTTTTAACTTTGAGGACAATCAGGGGGGCCTCAAGGGAATCTCTTCTGTTAGGATTACTACCTGTTAAGATCTCAATTGACATTTTATCTCCTAAATCGGAGGTAGTATATGATTCACCGTCTATATTGTTTAGTTTAAGTTTTTCAATAATATCAGCTTTCATGGTATCAGTCATAGCCAGGTTTTTATAGGTATCGAGGGGTAAAGTAGCCACCTCCAGTGACGTCTTGTAGGTAGGAGGTATGATTAAGAGGGTAGCTCTGGCCTCGTAAACCGGGGAGGTAAAAAGCTTAAAATAAACCCCGGTTATAAGGAGGGCTATAACCATCAGGCCCAGAATTAGATACCGTCCTTTCCATAAGACCCTGATATATTCCCTTAAATCTATTTCATATTCATCATAATTTCTCTTTTCTTCCACCTGAATTTTCAACCCTTTCTGCATATTATACTACCTGCAAATCATCATTCCTTCATAAATTCCCTGAAAAAAACAATGAAAACTCCCATCATTAATCCTAAAATACCGGCAATGACTACATTTAACTTTATATTGGGGCTAACCGGGTTTTCCGGAACATAGGGGCTGCTTATAACTTCCAACGGCCTTAAGGTTAATAACTCTCTCTCCAGCCTGTTTTTATCTTTAACCAGGCCCCTTTTATAGGTTAAGAGAGAATCGAGGTTATTATCAAGGCTGTTTAACAGGACATATTTCTCTACAGCCGGTAAATCACGGTTATTAAGCTTTTCTATCCCTTCCTCCACCGAACCGATCCGCTGGTTAATCTCGTCAAGTTCAGTAATTATCCCCTGTAAATATGTTTCTTTATGATTAACAACCTTCCGGTAATACTTATCTGATTTTTCCTGTGCTTTTACGATTAACCCCTCTAAAATATCAAAGGCTAACCGGGGTTCAGTATGGCTAACCTTGATTTCAAGCATACTGGTTTCCCTGACATGGTTAACCTTTATATTATTACTGGCAAAAGTATGTAATTCTGACATGGTATATTCCCGGTTTACACCCTCCATTACCCCTTTGAGTAAGGAAGGGCTTTTAATAAGTCGGGCCATACTGGCCGGCCTGCTGTATATACCATCGGTACTGGTAAGCCTGATAACAGCTTCAGTCTCATAAACGGGATTAATAAGAAAATAGCTGGCCAGTCCCACGAGGAGAATCGCTATCCCCATCAGGGAAATAACCAACCATCTGCCAGCCCATAGAACCTTTATGTATTCCCTAAGATCAATCTCATATTCCTCATAATACCTGACTTCCTCCAACAGTCCCACCCTTTCCTCCGTTATCTGGCGCCATGCCCGAAAATTACTACATATATAGTTTTTAAAATAATTTTAAAATCAAGCCACAGACTCTGATTGGATATGTACAGTAAATCAAGCCTCAACTTCTGATGGGGTTTTATATCATAACCCCCGTTAACCTGGGCCAGTCCGGTTAAGCCAGGCTTGACAAGAAGACGGTTTTTAAAACCGGGGTGTTCCCTCTCAAATTTCTCTACAAAGAGTGGCCTTTCGGGACGGGGCCCGACCAGGGACATCTCCCCTTTAAGAACATTCCATAACTGAGGTAACTCATCGAGACGGGTTTTACGGATAAACTTCCCAACCCGGGTTACCCGGTTATCATCTTTTCTGGCCCATACAGCCCCGGTCCTGGCCTCGGCATTATTAACCATGGAACGGAATTTAAATATCAGATACTCTTTGCCACCCTTACCCACTCTTACCTGACT encodes:
- a CDS encoding YveK family protein; its protein translation is MGLLEEVRYYEEYEIDLREYIKVLWAGRWLVISLMGIAILLVGLASYFLINPVYETEAVIRLTSTDGIYSRPASMARLIKSPSLLKGVMEGVNREYTMSELHTFASNNIKVNHVRETSMLEIKVSHTEPRLAFDILEGLIVKAQEKSDKYYRKVVNHKETYLQGIITELDEINQRIGSVEEGIEKLNNRDLPAVEKYVLLNSLDNNLDSLLTYKRGLVKDKNRLERELLTLRPLEVISSPYVPENPVSPNIKLNVVIAGILGLMMGVFIVFFREFMKE
- a CDS encoding sugar transferase → MANNYQESLAGAWETYERQVEGKNKKKKGYRIKGYNPSPVYLITKRIIDILASATGLILASPVMLLVAIAIKLDSPGPIIYSQVRVGKGGKEYLIFKFRSMVNNAEARTGAVWARKDDNRVTRVGKFIRKTRLDELPQLWNVLKGEMSLVGPRPERPLFVEKFEREHPGFKNRLLVKPGLTGLAQVNGGYDIKPHQKLRLDLLYISNQSLWLDFKIILKTIYVVIFGHGAR
- a CDS encoding GumC family protein; the protein is MQKGLKIQVEEKRNYDEYEIDLREYIRVLWKGRYLILGLMVIALLITGVYFKLFTSPVYEARATLLIIPPTYKTSLEVATLPLDTYKNLAMTDTMKADIIEKLKLNNIDGESYTTSDLGDKMSIEILTGSNPNRRDSLEAPLIVLKVKSKKPELASKIANTWAELFMEATRKIRKGEVREISLVIEEQFNDTREKLNEVQNKLEEFREQTRPGLVEIELEVKEKRLREYSDKLLEIKTDLGSVQAEYNHFKDMVKEQEDKGEWLGELGENNTSQDDIPIVEARNKYLASQAELMNFFKDHDLDLLKEEIEVKRKLLKNYYQKLASLENKLKTRQVEIDRINSLLENEPSTWELERSLTDDVFWEKVFTPEEIKALKDLRLTDEIINPI